The Pseudomonas protegens genome contains the following window.
CTCTTGCTGCTCGTAACGCTGGGCGGCCGGCACCGAGATGCGGATGGCGATCGCCACCGCCAGCAGGCCGCCGAACAGTTTGCCGATGAGGATGGGCAGGATCAGGCTCGGCTGGAAATTCGCGGTGAACGCCAGGTGATCGCCGATCAGCGCCTGGGCACAGACCCCCAGGGCCACGCACAGCACCTTGTCGCGAGCGGTCATGTGCTTGAACAGGTGATAGGTGGCGATGATGTTGGCGAACACCATGATGAAGCCCGCGGCACCGGTGCTCGACAGGTTTAGTTGGCGCCCCAGCAGCTCCATGGGCTTCTTGCAGTAGCGCTGGAACAGGTAGCAGATGGGGAAGGTGCCGGCGAGCATGATGCCGATGTAACCGGCAATCTCGATGGCCCGGAACAGCTCCTTCTCATCGGCGAACATCGGGTCGAAGCCCCAGCCGCCAAAGTTGATGCTGAAGAACTTGGTGAAGTGCTCGACGATGCTCAGGGCCAGGATCAGCTTGATCGCCGCATCCATGATCTTGCCGAACACCAGAAAGCCCCTGACCATCATCTGCGGCCGGTAGCGCAGCCCCGCCGCCAGCAGGAAGCAGAACACGAACAGCGGCGCCAGCAGCTTGAGCATGTCGACAAAGCTCAGGGACAGGTAGTACAGCGCCTCGGAGTTGGTGGAGACGATGTCCCGCACCGGCAACTGGGTCGCGGTGATGATCAGCAGCGAC
Protein-coding sequences here:
- the eutH gene encoding ethanolamine utilization protein EutH: MAEFGNYVIYLIMLGAVLGALSSIIKPESGLGREFVNGIHSIGPVFLAQAGIMVAIPYLSQAISHALGPFFNALGSDVSIAALSIIAVDMGGYQLANALTANRDLWITAMLVGYTSGATIVYLIPVGLTMLERKDHKYLALGAMAGLISIPFAVLMSLLIITATQLPVRDIVSTNSEALYYLSLSFVDMLKLLAPLFVFCFLLAAGLRYRPQMMVRGFLVFGKIMDAAIKLILALSIVEHFTKFFSINFGGWGFDPMFADEKELFRAIEIAGYIGIMLAGTFPICYLFQRYCKKPMELLGRQLNLSSTGAAGFIMVFANIIATYHLFKHMTARDKVLCVALGVCAQALIGDHLAFTANFQPSLILPILIGKLFGGLLAVAIAIRISVPAAQRYEQQEQEQAAAFALQPARA